CGTCCTCTTCCTCGGGGGACTCGTCCCGCTCGAAGTTGGGCTGGCTGCGGTAGTTGAGGCCGAAGGCACCGGGCCGGAAGGGGCCCGCCATCTCGTCCTGGAGGGGCAGGAGCTCACCCCGGGCGGAGCGCACGTCCGCCACCTCCGGTGGGCCCATGGCGTGGTACAGCAGCGCCATCTCCCGGAAGTCCTGGCCCGAGGGCACGTCGATCAGGGCCTCCCAACCACTGCCATCGCGGAGCGGCTCACCCGTCTCGGTGCTGCGGTACACGGAGCCGGCGGGCTCCACCAGCAGGGCGCCGAAGAGTCCGCGTGCCTCCCGCTCGCCACCGTCTTCCGAGTCGTGCAGGAGGTAGGCGCCCTCCGCCTCGGGCGCCTCGGGCAGGGAGAGAACGTACGTGAGGCTCTGCCCGGGTGGAACGGACGTGCCGGGGACGAAGCCTCCCTCCTGGCCCGAGCCCCTCACGGTGGCGCGCAGGCCCTCGATGCGCAGGGCCGCGGGCTCCGTGGCCAGCCGGTTGGTGAAGCGCAGGACGAGGCACTCCCCGGCATTGGCGCGCAGCACCAGCGGCTGGGGCTCCCGCTCCTGGAGCGCGGGTAGGTCCTCCTCGAGGATGTACATGAGCCCCCGGGGCATATGGTCCCCATGTGGATTGAGCGGGAGGTCCACGGCGGCGGCCGCCACGGCGTACGTCCTCACGCGAGCCCCGGGAGCACAGCCGCCCTCGCTCTCCGCGAGGCCGGACACGTCGGGAGCAGGGCGCCGGCCATCCGATTTCCAGACACAGGAGGCGCCCACCAGCACCAGCAGCGCGAGCGGTGACACGACGGCACGAGTGCCGGACGTGACGGGCCTCGAGCGGCGGCGCAGCAGCAGCAGCAACGCCAGCGGGAAGACGGGCACCTGGAGCACCAGTGCATCCCTCACGCCGGCCCATGCGGCATCGGCCAAGGAGCCACTGTCCCGTGGCTCGGGAGTGGTGGAGAGGTCCGGAGCGACCGCCGCACAGAGGAAGCGGCTCTCGTCACCCACGTCCTGGGGCGTCGCGGATACGGGCTGTCCCTCGGATGCCGCCGCCGGAGGGGGAGTCCGCGCGAGCTGACGCTGGACGAGGCCCCGGCCGGTGGCCACGGGGACCAGCAGCAGGAGGAAGCACAAGGACAGCGTGGCGGCCGATTCCACCGTCGTCCTGTTCCGCCCTCCGCGCCGGGAGAGCCAATGCGTGCAGCCGGCCGCCCCCAGCACCACGGGAAACAGGAGCGCCGCGTCCCAGGCGAGCCGGGAGCCCAGCGCCTCGGCTCGCGGGCCGAAGCCTCCCGAGAGGAGCCACAGCAGGCCCACCTCCCAGCCCATCAAGCCGAGCGTGAGGAGGACGGCGAGCCCCAACCCTTTGCGTGCCATGCTCACTCCCCAGTCCGCAGGTTCACGAGGTAGCTGATGAGATCCGCCATCTCCTGGGGCGACAGCGACTCGCCATACAGGGGCATGGTGCTGGTCTGGGCGCAGGGTCCCTGTCCAGAGCACTCGGGGGCGATGACGGCGCCCGGGTTGAGCAGGGACTCATAGGCGTACTGCGCCGCGCTCATGCCCGCGACGCGCGTGGCGCCTACCCGGGAGAAGTTGGCCAGGGCCGGTCCGATGCGGCGGCCGTCCGGCTCGGCGGGATTGCCATGACAGGAGGCGCAGGCGAGCCGGCCATGGAAGAGGGCCGAGCCCGCGCTGGCATTGCCCTGGGGAAGCTCTTCCACACGCCGGGGCCATCCGGGAGGGCCCTCGTTGGGGTTCCGGGGGCGCCGTGTGGAGAGCAGGAGGGCGCGCTCCGTGCCGCG
The sequence above is drawn from the Archangium gephyra genome and encodes:
- a CDS encoding multicopper oxidase domain-containing protein, whose translation is MARKGLGLAVLLTLGLMGWEVGLLWLLSGGFGPRAEALGSRLAWDAALLFPVVLGAAGCTHWLSRRGGRNRTTVESAATLSLCFLLLLVPVATGRGLVQRQLARTPPPAAASEGQPVSATPQDVGDESRFLCAAVAPDLSTTPEPRDSGSLADAAWAGVRDALVLQVPVFPLALLLLLRRRSRPVTSGTRAVVSPLALLVLVGASCVWKSDGRRPAPDVSGLAESEGGCAPGARVRTYAVAAAAVDLPLNPHGDHMPRGLMYILEEDLPALQEREPQPLVLRANAGECLVLRFTNRLATEPAALRIEGLRATVRGSGQEGGFVPGTSVPPGQSLTYVLSLPEAPEAEGAYLLHDSEDGGEREARGLFGALLVEPAGSVYRSTETGEPLRDGSGWEALIDVPSGQDFREMALLYHAMGPPEVADVRSARGELLPLQDEMAGPFRPGAFGLNYRSQPNFERDESPEEEDARPANARVAAPLLLRSYLGEPVKLRVLHAGSAEFHVHHLHAWRRGQRAKQAPASAFEAPRLLSPGSGLTLTTTGTGDFPTAAGDFIVHCHLPNHSAGGEQFSWRVFGSPQPRLAPLHGAGSTGTGD